CGATATCCCATCGTGCTCTGATTATTTTAAACAATGTCTTGAGCGCCATATCCATGCAAGTTGTTATAATCATGATTTGTGCGCGCTTCTTGTTCTTATGTTTTATTGCAAATTTACAAAACGCAATGGTTGCTCCACGTTGTCCATTGTGAAAGTTGACTGGTACACTTCTACTTTCTCAAATCCCTTTTCATGTTTCCATACCTCAACTGCCTCCGTCTTATTGACCGTCCTTCTGGCTAACCTCAAACTATTATTATTATTGTTTTTTGCTCTTACAATTGCTTCAATTCCAAGACTTTTGCAGTGGTTAATCCAAACGGAATTACAGGCAAGAGCATCATAAACGACAATATCAATCAACTTCTTATGATTCTTCACCACACTTGTAATCAGCCTTTTCCCTACGTTCAACTCTCCTTCATCCTTTGAAGAGGCATCTTGTGCGGGCTTGTACATCTCAAAGCCAATAACCAGTTTGGGACCATTTCCTACTAATGACATTACCGCACCACTATGAAAACAATGAGTCGTTTCACCTTTGGTGTTTTTCAAACATTCTGAGCAACTTTTCTTACTGCTCCCGAAAAACTTTGTTCCATCTATAGCTGCAACCGTATATCCATCAATTGTACCGTTCTCAAAAACCTTATTCTCAACAGACTTTTTTACGATGTGATAATTGATTTTGTCTAGCCCGTTTATATCGATAACTTTAAGCGTGTCTCTAATTACATCAATCTGTGGCATCTTTGTTCCCCGGGGAAATAGTTTACTAAATTCATGATTCTTAATCATCAGATTCAGTTCATTAAAGCTCTTTATCCTAAGCAAGAAACCAAGAAGCACAGGCAAAACTACTTGTCCTGTGCTATAAGTGGGGTTAACTCTTCCGTCAGTGAGTTTATTCAAACCATTATCAATATGGTAAACATTCTTCATATAGTTTACTAATTTTGCAAAATAGTTTTTCCTCATTTCATCCTCTCTTCCCTTCAATTTTATCAGAAAGAGAGGGCTGACAAAACACTAAAAACTCCGAATTTGATACACTTTTTAAATCGGTAGAAATACCAGCGAAATCAATGGGTTGACAGTGGTAGAGGCTAAAGTACTGACAAATGAGTGCGTAGGCCTACATCATTAGGCCGTAGGTAATATTTAGCACATGGTTCAATATTTTGCTCTAGCAAAAGGAACATTACCGATAGGCAATATCTGGTACATTGTCTTTTTGATTTCTTTTGTCTTTACACCCGAGCCACTATAGTCCTATGCTAAAAGCACCAGCATTCTCTATTAATAAGGACGCTAGTGCTTTTGGTTATTGAATTGTTAAATCCAACTTTTTCCCAAAGTTAATTCGATATTATTGACCATGTGCCAGTTCTGCTATGCATTTGTTGGCGTTACCTCCATAGAGACCGCCATGATAACAAATTACCGTTTCAATATCATATTGCATCAACTTTTTCAAAGAGATTATGCTTAAATCTATATCAAAATTAGTAGATTGAGGGGCATGAATAAGTATGCCACCATCAATTTGCAGGATATCTCCTGCGATGAGTGTCTTGCAATACTTAAGATACAGGCAAATATGACCTGGAGTGTGACCTGGTGTGTAAATGACTGTAATCCCACCACAGTACGGCAATTCTTCGCCATCGCTAATCGTTTTATCCACACAGAATTTATTGTTTTCATAAAAGGCTTTCATTTTTTCATATATTGTTTTCATTTCAATAGGTAACGAGTTTAGATGTGCTTCGAGTTGAGCTACCTTAACTGGAAGTTTCTCACCCTGGATATATGCTCTTTCTTCTTTATGGGCAAGCACTTCGACACCATTAGGCAACTCTTTTAGAATGCTCGATAGGCTTCCAACATGGTCAATATCTTGATGAGTAAGAATCACCATGTTAAGTTTATCAAATGATACCCCCGCTTTCTCAATTGCCTCGCGAATTTGGGGTAGTTGACCAGGGAATCCTGTATCAATCAGGATTACTGTATCGTTATCCCAAATCAGCGTTGGGTTAATGACACTCGGCGTTCCCATGATATTAGCCGATATTTCAAGCATGTATATTCCATTAGCAATTTTCATTTATTATTCCCCCTCAAGAAATGTTTGAATGTCCATATGGCCGTTGAAAAGCCTCATCGAAGTTATTATAAAATATGCATAAGGGGGATTTCAATAATAAAGGTTATTACTGTAACATAAAAATAATCTTTTGTCAATATATATTTCTTAAATATAACTGTGGGAAAAGTAATTTTAGATTAGGCCGGACTTCCTGTTCAAATAGTTGGCGTTTCCACAATGGTCTTTGGTCTAGCTGAACTGATATACCTAGTAAAAGCATTAATTTGTAGATTCTCCTCTCAGTATAGAAAATATTCGTAACAGGCAATAAAAGATGAACTGTTTATTGCTGCTAAAATCAACTACACATTATCCTACGAATGCCGTCCACCTACACAGGGGGTAGAGGTTGGACGGCTTTTATACTACAGGGTACTAAGAAAAATGCGAACTTAAAAGTTGCTGTCTCGCAAATCTTTTAGAAGTTCCTTATGTGTTCTAATTAGAACCTGAATATCTTCTTCGGGCATTTTTTCTAATGCTAAAATCATAGCTCGATATGACAGGGCATTTTGGGAAGATTTTTCGGATAGCTCTTTACCTTTTGGAGTTGAAGTTAAATGGATTTCTCTTCGGTCTTCTTCTGTGATTTTCCTATCAATAAGCTCAAGGTTAACAAGACTATCAACATTAACACTAACTGTACTTTTAGGGAGATTTAACTTTTTTGATATCTCTTTAAGAGTCATTTCTGGAAAGGCACTGATTGTATTCAATATTCCCATCTGTTGTAATGTAAGTCCTAAACTCTCGGCATTTTGCGATGTAAACTTTGTTAAAATTCGACTAATCACCATAAAAGATTGAACCACTTCTCCCGCCTGCTTTACCTTTGGGTCGTTGTAATCCATAATAGAAATCCTCCAATTACTTAGTTCATAATGGAATAGTTCATTTATGAACCATATTGTACCGCTTATTTTAGGAATTTGCAAGTACATGGCTTTGTGTGACGCAAATGTTTTTAAGAACTTGGGTGGTAGCTATAATCAAAAAGCATTCTCTTCCGAGAACGCCTTTGTTCACATTATCCTACTTATTGTAATTTAACCTAAGCGTATAGGAACTTCCAGCTATATACAAAATGGATTGTTACCCCAACTATCGCTCATACATTGTTATGGATTTACTATGCCTTCAATATTTGGCGAATTGAAGAATTATCAAACATTCCTCAGCTGATGGTTCAACCAGCAACAGAGTGGCTCATTCTAAGCGAGACCGTGGTATAGTACAGGGCGTACTGGTGGCGCTGCAACGCCGAAATATTCAGCCTACCTGGTCAGAACCTTGTATTATATTTTTGAAAATACTTCATCTGGTGATGATACCAATATTTCAAAAAGTAACAAATCGAAACTAAAACCTCTTATTATATTCCCACTTTAAACTAGCATTAATTATATCTAAAGTTTTGCACCCATAAAACAACCAAATTTTCGGTCTAAGAATGGACAGTAAATTGGTTTCTTAGTCGTCTAACTAAAAATAATTGCATGATATTCGATGCTATAAAGATCAAATAAAGCACAGCTTCTACGGCATTTCCGCCATGCACAAAGCAATGCTCTAAGCCACATTCAGTTTTCAAGTTATTAAAGTTCTCTATATCCCATCGCGCTCTTATTATTTTAAACAATGTCTTAAGTGCCATATCCATACAAGTCGTTACAATCATTATCGGGGTGCGCTTCTTGTCTTTATGTTTAATCGCAAATTTTACAAAACGCAAAGGTTGCGCCACGTTGTCCATAGTAAACGTTGACTCATAAACCTCAACTTTCTCAAACCCTTTTTCGCCCTCCCAAACCTCTACTGCATCCGTCTTATTTACCATCTTTCTTGCTAAACGCAAACTATTATTGTTATTGTTTTTCGCCCGAATAATTGCATCAATGTCCAGACTTTTGCAATGGTTAATCCAGATGGAATTACAGGCTAGGGCATCATAAACTACAACATCAATCAATTTTCTATGACTCTTCACGACACTTGAAATCAACCTGCGGTTCTGCTTTACCTTACTTTCACTGGAAGCGTATAAAGAGCTCTTCTAGGTTTAAGTAACAAGAAAAACAAAGCGTTAAGGCTGGGGGGTAACACCCCTGCTTTATGCAAAACAGATAGGGGGTGTTTGGGGTGACTGAGGGCAGCCTTCATATAAGCTAAAAAAAGATCCTAATCTCAATTGGTTTGGTTGGCGGAATATTAACGTTGAAACTGTCTTTTGCTGTATTTACCAATAGTCTTGCTCTTTTGAGCGATTCATGGCACTTGATAACTGATTTTGCATCGTTACTGATCAGTTGGTGGTGCTTAAAAGTTGCGACAAAACAAGCCGATTGCAAAAACACATTTGGGTACTACCGTTATAGCGTTCTTTCGGCTTTAATAAACAACGTATCCCTGATAGGTATTTCACTCTTTATATTTTATAAAGCTATTGACCGCTTTTTTCACCCAGTTGTTGTGGAGCCACACGGGATGATTTATGTGGCTATTGCAGGGATTATCGTCAACGGTTTAATTGTCCTTAATTTAAAGCAACACACCAAAAACTTGAATGTAAAAAGTGCTTTTCTCCATTTTGCTGGAGATGCCCTTGCCGATTTAGGAGTACTTTTGGGCGGACTAGTTATTATTTTTACCGGGTGGGCAAAGGTTGATACGTTATTGAGTTCCATCCTTGCCTGTCTCGTCCTGAAAAGCGCTGTTAAATGACGTGGGAATGTCTACGTATCTTCCTCGAATCCGTTCCGTGTAATGTTTCTATCAAAGAACTTCGATCTTCTATCTTAGCCATTGATAGTGTTCAAGGAGTAACTGATATCCATGTATGGAGCATCTCGCAGGAAGTGACAGCTATGACAGCGCATGCGTGGGTTAAGGAATTAAATAAAGAACAAACGTTGGAACTTTTACACAACATACAACATACCTGCTACGAGAAATTTGGGATTGCCCATACAACAATACAATTTGAGTATTGCGCGTGTAGTAGCTGTTTTCACAATAAGATTGACCATAAAAAGCAATGTTCGTTGTGCATTGACTTGTGTCCAACGGGTTAGTGCTTTCTTTAAACCACTATAGAAAATTTCTCAGACTTAATTCCGCACGGCCATTTCTTAAAAAGAAAGAACTATTAAAGTGGTAGCTGTATTTCAGGTTTTAGAGGAACACAGAATTAGCTCATATGGAATAATATGGTGGTAAAAGGAGGCGAGGGAATGAGTCAGCAGGATAAGGGTCGATACCCTCCGCATATTTGGTATCCTCCACAACAGTGCCCTATAAATTCTCCGATTGTCGAGAAGGAGAAGGAAACTATCGACTCTTCTAAGCCTTTCCTAAAACCTGAGTATAAGTCTGCGGGACCTACAGAACGAGATATTGTGGCTGCTGATATTTGGCCATTATTGCCTGCCGCAGTTGGGGCTGGAGCAGAAATCTTATTACTGCTTATGACTAACCATAAGCAATGGCAGGATGAGAACGATAAAGAAAGTGTTGAAGGATATCCTAAGCCTCAGGATACTCCGGTCGGGTCTGCTATAGTCGTCATTTATTCAATAATCGTAACTGCAGGTGTGTCATACTATGTTTTTAGAGTAATGACAGCTACCGACGGACATTTGATTACAGCATTTATTCCGGTGGTTTTGGCCATTGCTCTTTTATTGATATATTTTGCAGTTGCTTATGAGCTAGAATATCGCATGGTTCCGGGAAGTTTTACGGGAAGCCATTTCGGAAATGACATCGTCACGGAATTATTTACGTTTTTCTATTTTAGTGTTACGACCTTTGCGACTGCAAGCATGGGAGACTTCTCGCCAGTCAGTAATGCCTCAAGATTTCTAGTAACTCTTGAAGTCCTGTTCTTTATATATATCTTTACAATGGGGATTGTCTTTTTTGCCGGTTCCTAAAATGTGAGGAATCAAAGATCGCAGTATTGTCAATTACTGATCAAAGATTATACAACTTTTTGCCCCTGGATAAACAAAAACGCTGGTCAAGGTTAAATTTATCTTGACCAGGTTTTCCTCTCTTGTATCAAAATATCTCCCTCACTTCAATCCCCGACTTAAACACAAACACTGCTTCTACCATCGATTGTACCTTGACCTTCTGAATCAGCCTTCGAAATATTTCCTCATCAAACTTATCAACATTAGGTTCCTTCCTCTTGTTCATAACTCGTAAAAATGCTTGCTCCAATGCCTTCTCCTTGACTGCCTTCATATCACAGGCTCCACCCATCTGATGGTTGATACATATCCAGACGACCTGCTGGTTCTTGCCTTTCCCCCATTTCATACGTCTAAACTTTGAGCCGCAGTTTTGGCAAAATAGCATCCCTGAAAAGGCATAGTCACTTGTAATGAATAACATTAGATACCAGAAGGCAAGGTTTGACCCTTGCCATAAATTTTGAACTTTTTAATGGACCCTCACCTTTTGACCAGGACAATTTCTTAACGTTCCAGTACTTTAACATTTATAAGATTTTTTACCATTATGTTCCACGTTGACCATATCATGCATATTATGTGCTATATCTTAACAAAGGAGGAAATACAAATGGCATTTGGACATGTTGATGGAGCTGCTTGCGGTTGTGGACGTGGCTTAGGTGCAGG
This is a stretch of genomic DNA from Desulfosporosinus sp. Sb-LF. It encodes these proteins:
- a CDS encoding MBL fold metallo-hydrolase; amino-acid sequence: MKIANGIYMLEISANIMGTPSVINPTLIWDNDTVILIDTGFPGQLPQIREAIEKAGVSFDKLNMVILTHQDIDHVGSLSSILKELPNGVEVLAHKEERAYIQGEKLPVKVAQLEAHLNSLPIEMKTIYEKMKAFYENNKFCVDKTISDGEELPYCGGITVIYTPGHTPGHICLYLKYCKTLIAGDILQIDGGILIHAPQSTNFDIDLSIISLKKLMQYDIETVICYHGGLYGGNANKCIAELAHGQ
- a CDS encoding MarR family winged helix-turn-helix transcriptional regulator, producing the protein MDYNDPKVKQAGEVVQSFMVISRILTKFTSQNAESLGLTLQQMGILNTISAFPEMTLKEISKKLNLPKSTVSVNVDSLVNLELIDRKITEEDRREIHLTSTPKGKELSEKSSQNALSYRAMILALEKMPEEDIQVLIRTHKELLKDLRDSNF
- a CDS encoding transposase, which translates into the protein MIDVVVYDALACNSIWINHCKSLDIDAIIRAKNNNNNSLRLARKMVNKTDAVEVWEGEKGFEKVEVYESTFTMDNVAQPLRFVKFAIKHKDKKRTPIMIVTTCMDMALKTLFKIIRARWDIENFNNLKTECGLEHCFVHGGNAVEAVLYLIFIASNIMQLFLVRRLRNQFTVHS
- a CDS encoding cation diffusion facilitator family transporter; translated protein: MVGGILTLKLSFAVFTNSLALLSDSWHLITDFASLLISWWCLKVATKQADCKNTFGYYRYSVLSALINNVSLIGISLFIFYKAIDRFFHPVVVEPHGMIYVAIAGIIVNGLIVLNLKQHTKNLNVKSAFLHFAGDALADLGVLLGGLVIIFTGWAKVDTLLSSILACLVLKSAVK
- a CDS encoding two pore domain potassium channel family protein produces the protein MSQQDKGRYPPHIWYPPQQCPINSPIVEKEKETIDSSKPFLKPEYKSAGPTERDIVAADIWPLLPAAVGAGAEILLLLMTNHKQWQDENDKESVEGYPKPQDTPVGSAIVVIYSIIVTAGVSYYVFRVMTATDGHLITAFIPVVLAIALLLIYFAVAYELEYRMVPGSFTGSHFGNDIVTELFTFFYFSVTTFATASMGDFSPVSNASRFLVTLEVLFFIYIFTMGIVFFAGS
- a CDS encoding zinc ribbon domain-containing protein; translated protein: MLFITSDYAFSGMLFCQNCGSKFRRMKWGKGKNQQVVWICINHQMGGACDMKAVKEKALEQAFLRVMNKRKEPNVDKFDEEIFRRLIQKVKVQSMVEAVFVFKSGIEVREIF